In the Enterococcus saigonensis genome, one interval contains:
- a CDS encoding alpha/beta hydrolase, with the protein MTICKMNFKSQVLDLSTSVNVYLPDMVVNVAKAPVLYLLHGWSDDCNAWLNQTNLARQAQKYPFVIVMPQVGLSYYTDMVAGGDYFTFLTQELPQKICQWFQIMPKKENTFVAGLSMGGYGAFKWALTYPEQFCAAASLSGALDVVNIWRKRPERQKHLVAIFGDLQKLKDSQNDLFTLLKRQELVEKSCDTFFLQMCGTEDFVYADNQRFLQVAKKTLRNFEYQDGPGEHNWDYWEAAIGIVLQRFVEIYAK; encoded by the coding sequence ATGACAATTTGTAAAATGAATTTTAAATCCCAAGTGTTAGATTTAAGTACTAGTGTGAATGTCTACCTGCCAGATATGGTGGTAAACGTAGCAAAAGCGCCAGTCCTTTATTTATTACATGGCTGGTCAGATGATTGCAACGCTTGGTTGAATCAGACGAATTTGGCACGCCAAGCCCAAAAATATCCCTTTGTTATTGTGATGCCACAAGTGGGTTTAAGCTATTATACGGATATGGTTGCAGGCGGGGATTATTTCACCTTTTTAACCCAAGAATTACCACAAAAAATCTGCCAATGGTTTCAAATTATGCCTAAAAAAGAAAACACGTTTGTCGCCGGACTTTCTATGGGCGGATATGGTGCATTTAAATGGGCACTCACCTATCCCGAGCAATTTTGTGCTGCCGCTTCACTTTCAGGAGCATTAGATGTTGTGAATATATGGCGTAAAAGACCAGAACGCCAAAAACATCTTGTGGCTATTTTTGGGGACTTACAGAAACTTAAAGACAGTCAAAATGATTTATTTACCTTGCTGAAAAGACAAGAGCTAGTAGAAAAATCTTGTGATACGTTTTTTTTACAAATGTGTGGGACTGAAGATTTTGTTTACGCTGATAACCAACGTTTTTTACAAGTAGCCAAAAAAACTTTGCGCAATTTTGAATACCAAGATGGTCCCGGAGAGCATAACTGGGATTATTGGGAAGCGGCGATTGGAATTGTTTTGCAGCGTTTTGTAGAGATTTATGCGAAATAA
- a CDS encoding PTS sugar transporter subunit IIB, which translates to MVNMAKNILLICGSGASSGFMAASIRKAAKKRGEEVTVKAASESQLDERINEINYLLIGPHLSYMLDELKLQTKGKDVKVAVIPQTTYGTLNGDKALDLILSMEG; encoded by the coding sequence ATGGTAAATATGGCAAAAAACATTTTATTAATTTGTGGATCGGGAGCATCAAGTGGTTTTATGGCTGCTTCAATTAGAAAAGCAGCAAAAAAACGTGGAGAAGAAGTAACGGTAAAAGCAGCAAGTGAATCACAGTTGGATGAGCGAATCAATGAGATTAACTATCTTCTAATCGGCCCCCACTTATCTTATATGTTGGATGAATTAAAATTACAGACTAAAGGAAAAGATGTAAAAGTAGCTGTTATTCCGCAAACAACATACGGAACTTTAAATGGTGATAAAGCATTGGACTTAATTCTAAGTATGGAGGGTTAG
- a CDS encoding PTS sugar transporter subunit IIC, translating into MNKIMDFMTNKFAPKVNKVVKNPWVSAIQDSIMAALPLVFVGSLVTVVSLLKNIFSGLPDFSMISNFSFGMFGLVVSFLIPYYLMEKKGNSGQKLISGATGLVLFMMLLFPTVTAEGNATFILSRFGATGMFLAIISGLFVSCIMNFAAKKSLFDEDTPIPDFVVGWFNSLLPITLILLVGWFITVQMSVDFFEVVVWAFSPLATIVQSYPGFVLSVFIPVFLYTFGISGWVMMPAIYPVYMAGLAANAEAVASGGEAVNIATQETCYAFSSMGGVGTTLALSVMMLLLSKSAQLKAIGKAVFVPSIFNINEPLVFGAPIAFNPYLMVPMWINALIVPTISYVVMSMGMVNIPSQSFLLWYMPYPFTSYLATQDFRAIIVCALIFIITWFVFLPFFKAYDNSLLKQEKIAEEQEAAEARAKAMQASIVQ; encoded by the coding sequence ATGAATAAAATTATGGACTTTATGACGAATAAATTCGCGCCAAAAGTTAATAAGGTTGTTAAAAATCCGTGGGTATCGGCGATTCAAGATTCTATTATGGCGGCCTTACCATTAGTGTTTGTCGGGTCATTGGTGACAGTTGTCTCGTTATTAAAAAATATATTTAGTGGACTGCCAGATTTTTCGATGATCAGTAATTTTTCTTTTGGGATGTTTGGTTTAGTAGTTTCATTTTTAATTCCTTATTACTTAATGGAGAAAAAAGGAAACAGTGGTCAAAAATTAATTTCGGGCGCTACAGGATTGGTTTTATTCATGATGTTATTATTCCCGACTGTGACAGCAGAAGGAAATGCAACATTTATTCTTTCACGTTTTGGTGCTACTGGGATGTTTTTAGCAATTATTTCAGGATTGTTTGTCTCATGTATCATGAATTTTGCAGCAAAAAAATCTTTATTTGATGAAGATACACCAATTCCAGATTTTGTAGTAGGTTGGTTTAATAGCTTATTGCCAATTACATTGATTTTATTAGTGGGTTGGTTTATTACCGTTCAAATGAGCGTCGATTTCTTTGAAGTTGTTGTTTGGGCCTTTAGTCCACTTGCAACTATTGTACAATCTTACCCAGGATTTGTATTATCTGTCTTCATCCCAGTATTTTTATATACTTTTGGTATTTCTGGTTGGGTAATGATGCCAGCAATCTATCCAGTATACATGGCTGGTCTAGCTGCTAACGCAGAGGCTGTTGCTAGCGGCGGTGAAGCAGTGAACATTGCCACACAAGAAACGTGTTACGCTTTTTCATCCATGGGCGGTGTCGGCACAACCTTGGCATTGTCGGTTATGATGCTACTTTTAAGCAAATCAGCGCAGTTAAAAGCAATTGGTAAAGCTGTATTTGTACCCTCTATCTTCAATATTAATGAGCCGCTTGTATTTGGAGCCCCAATTGCATTTAATCCGTATTTAATGGTACCAATGTGGATTAACGCTTTAATTGTACCAACGATTTCTTATGTTGTAATGAGTATGGGGATGGTAAATATACCAAGTCAATCCTTTTTACTTTGGTATATGCCATATCCCTTTACTTCCTATTTAGCAACTCAAGATTTTCGTGCCATTATTGTCTGCGCCTTAATTTTTATTATTACGTGGTTCGTATTCTTACCATTTTTCAAAGCGTATGATAATTCACTACTAAAACAAGAAAAAATCGCTGAGGAACAAGAAGCAGCAGAAGCAAGAGCAAAAGCGATGCAAGCTTCAATTGTTCAGTAA
- a CDS encoding PTS lactose/cellobiose transporter subunit IIA yields MSQQFIEETDSLNELSMNILIHAGNARELLVKGLNALEEMNFDVAEDLVKAARKEVVVAHGLQTDTLQMEASGEQIRYSTLFCHAQDTLMTAQSEILIGEHMVRLFRKFTEKNS; encoded by the coding sequence ATGTCACAACAGTTTATCGAAGAAACAGATAGTTTAAATGAATTATCCATGAATATCTTAATTCATGCGGGAAATGCGCGAGAACTTTTAGTAAAAGGCTTAAATGCATTAGAAGAAATGAACTTTGATGTCGCAGAGGATTTAGTAAAAGCTGCGCGTAAAGAAGTTGTTGTAGCACATGGGTTACAAACTGATACTTTACAAATGGAAGCGTCGGGGGAACAAATTCGCTATTCAACATTATTTTGTCATGCGCAAGATACGTTAATGACAGCGCAAAGCGAGATTCTAATTGGAGAGCATATGGTCCGCTTATTCAGGAAGTTCACGGAAAAAAATAGCTAA